One Panicum virgatum strain AP13 chromosome 9K, P.virgatum_v5, whole genome shotgun sequence genomic region harbors:
- the LOC120651560 gene encoding probable plastid-lipid-associated protein 3, chloroplastic, which produces MAPLFAAASHASVLPLFSPDPAAARRAGGTLRSRTSTLRLRRPPGATGRGRGRGRGNVPGEWGERSPPGAPAQPDPPVDDDEWGRDDDDGNSRPIVADEWGEPGEPEPEPPSAADPPSPAADDEWGEETAAPPPPPAEEEVDEQAERREELKRCLVDTVYGSELGFRASTETRGEVVELVTQLEASNPTPAPVEAPDLLDGNWILIYTAYSELLPILAAGATPFVKVKQISQEIDSKSMTIVNGSTLTTPFASFSFSATASFEVQSPSRIEVQFKEGSFQPPEISTSVDLPEQVDIFGQKISLGPVQQALNPLQQAFASIAGSISGQPPLKVSIPGNNRGRSWLLTTYLDKDFRISRGDGGLFILAKEGSPLLDQL; this is translated from the exons ATGGCTCCCCTCTTCGCCGCCGCGTCCCACGCCTCCGTCCTCCCCCTCTTCTccccggaccccgccgccgcccgccgggccgGCGGCACACTCAGGTCCCGCACCTCgaccctccgcctccgccggcccCCGGGGGCcaccgggcgcgggcgcggccgcggccgcgggaaCGTCCCCGGCGAATGGGGCGAGCGCTCCCCGCCGGGGGCCCCCGCGCAGCCCGACCCGcccgtcgacgacgacgagtggggccgcgacgacgacgacggcaactcgcgccccatcgtcgccgacgagTGGGGCGAGCCGGGggagcccgagcccgagccgccctccgccgcggatCCGCCTAGCCCAGCCGCCGACGACGAGTGGGGGGAGGagaccgcggcgccgccgccgccgcccgcggaggaggaggtggacgagcaggcggagaggagggaggagctcaAGCGGTGCCTGGTGGACACGGTGTACGGCTCCGAGCTCGGGTTCCGGGCGTCCACGGAGACCAGGGGGGAGGTCGTGGAGCTCGTCACCCAGCTCGAGGCGAGCAACCCCACGCCCGCACCCGTCGAGGCGCCGGATCTCCTTGACGGCAACTGGATCCTCAT ATATACAGCATATTCTGAGCTGCTGCCTATTCTAGCTGCTGGGGCAACACCTTTTGTGAAAGTAAAGCAGATATCCCAAGAAATTGACTCTAAAAGCATGACGATTGTCAATGGTTCAACCCTTACGACTCCGTTTGCATCATTTTCATTCAGTGCAACTGCCTCTTTTGAGGTTCAAAGTCCATCAAGGATAGAG GTCCAATTTAAGGAGGGGAGCTTTCAGCCTCCAGAGATATCAACATCGGTGGATCTACCTGAACAGGTTGATATATTCGGGCAGAAGATCAGCCTGGGCCCAGTCCAGCAGGCGCTGAACCCGTTGCAGCAAGCATTTGCTAGCATTGCAGGCTCCATTTCTGGGCAGCCACCCCTCAAGGTTTCTATTCCTGGCAACAATAGAGGCCGGTCATGGCTGCTGACAACCTACCTGGACAAAGACTTCAGGATCTCAAGAGGGGATGGAGGCTTGTTCATTCTTGCAAAAGAGGGGAGCCCTTTGCTAGATCAATTGTAA